The stretch of DNA CTTCAGTCACTGATGATCTAGGTTGTGATCAAGATGGGGTTGACACTTGCTCAGATGTGATGGATTGCGTTAATGATGTTTCCCCGTCTTTGCCTATCGAAGCTGAAGGTAGTAGTAGTACTAGTCTTGATCCCTCTCGTGCTTTTAACTCGAAACCTGCCAAGTACATCTTCTTCAACAAAAAACATGCTCACAAGAAGCTACATCTTTCGTCTCAAAACTATAATAATTTGATGCGTGGAAAGAATCTTCAGTTCTTCCACCTCAAATCCGGGACTTTCTCGAGGGTTCGCCCCCTCATTTTCAATACTTCTATCTAGGAGGGAACTCCCGAAGAAGATACTTCAAGGGCAGCAGAAGTTCTCCCCTCTTCTCCTTTGCCTAAGGAGCAAAATAGAAAGGCAACATATATCCCTGAGAGCAATACAATGATCCAGGAGGAAGTTTTCTTCCAAATTGATAAAAAGAAGCGTCTTTCTCCAGATTCCTCTGTAATTAGCAAAGTCTCAACGTTCCAGTTCCTGTGCGGTAAGGCATGATTTGAGCCGGGAGTGTAGACGTAAGGTGGATTATTCTCACCGCCGAAGTCGGGTGGTTCAAGCTAAAGCTAATGGTAATTTGAAAAAAAGATCGGTTTTTTCTGTCGAGCGTTCATCTTTTCTTTGCAGGTACACAAGGTACACCGAGACTGATGTCGTGTCTAGAAGGGTTAAGAGAAAGAGGCTGACTTGTTCCAGTTCGATGACCATTATCATCCTTTCCTTAAAAAATTTTGTCTTTCTGTTTCAGTTAAATACTCTTGTACTTTTAGTTCGAGTACCTTGCTTTCTAGTAGTCTAAGAAACTCGGGTACTCCTATTTTTGTATTCTAAACTTGCTATTCTTTTAATTGCGGTTTATTTTTGTCAAAAAAGAAAAAGGATGCTACTTCAAAAcccttattttattgtttttatgacaaAATGCCAATGATTTATATTAGAATTCTCATATCACCCTACACCTTAACTTTACAatatagggttatttcataacaataattcatcctattggtggtctgcaataatcactctATCTTAttaataatcccaattaaattcaacctaagcaccataccttctaataacgaactagctgatatttttttaaatttatgtTGGAATgtttgatagtttttggacaacctaGCTGTATATGTGATGTCTATGTGTAATATATACAAGTGCTGAATCAAGTACTTGGTTTATTTGAAAcaaataaatataaaaaaatatcAACTGGTTcattattagaaggtatggtgtttaggttggatttaattgagattattgataagatgaattgattattacatatcaccaatatgatggattattaaataaccctataaTATATGCTCACTATTCAAGCACCCATTAACACCGCTGAATTCCAAcatatttttttgtttgtttgggtGTTTAAGGGTTCCGTACTGGAGTGACGATAGGTGATTATGGTGGGTGGCAGTGGAGTTCTGTGGTTGTTGGATGCTGAAGGGTGGACACTTGTGGGGAATTGAGACGTAATATATGAATTCTTTGAATATGAATTAGGGGCATTTTGGTTATTAAAACACAAAAATGTGTTTTGAAGAAAGTTAATTTTCTCGAAAATTGATAAGAATAATCTGATCTCTTTAACTCTCTTCCAAAAATATTCCCACCTTTCGTTAATCTCATAGTAATCTCACTATTATATCCTATCTTCATTAAGTAAGTTTAGAAAAGTGTTTTGTGAGCAACCATAAAAAAGGAGTAATTAATAATTTACTTTTATAGAAATTGAAAGCAAAacatttagggggtgtttgggtggaacttttggaatggattggaatggatttaATCCATTCTAATGTTTGGTTGGAGGTTTTtagaatggagttagatacccaatggattctaactccatttcaACCCCTTGAAATCTCATACCCATGTTTGCACTCaagtttctaactccattccatatTATTACTACCTCTATATCCATTCCAGGGTCAAACCAAACACCCATGAGCAAGTATAGGGTTCTAACTACATACCACTATGGTATCACAATCCATTCCATACCATTCCAATACttcgaaccaaacgaccccttagttAGGTGGTTGTTAGGCCCAAATTCTGGATATGGGCTGGTCCAGGGAGGTAGGTCAGGAAGCTGAACATGAAGTAGGACGGCTGGAAGCCAGAGCAGAAGCAACGTGTACCGCAGGCGTGGGTCTGGGTTCGGTGATTAATTTATGTGAAGATATTATAAGGAAATTCTATCACTTGCCATATTCAAGGGAAGGAAAGTCCTACCCCGTGCCAAATTGGGAATACTTGGAGAAGAAGCAAGAAACCCTAGACGGAGGAGTTCCACTATATAAGGGGCATCAATGCAAGACAAAGAGATCATCAGAAAATACAGAGAAAAGCCCTAGCCTCCATAATATAGCAAAATCATCCACATTGTATTTCCTCTCGAATTATAGCGCAAATCTTGGTGGGATCctgtctccccccgcggttgtttcccacattgggttttccgcgtcaccaaaattgttTGTGTTCTTCGTTCTACTATGCATACAACTCAACATACAAACGTCAATATAACGATTACACGACCCTAATATCGATCTAACgctaagaccactttaaccctaaaacaggtagaaatttaccaaaacagtttggcacctaccgtggggcatagtggtcgtctCCGTTAGTCAGTTCACAGAACAAAACAGCATGTCAGGACAACCAGAAGCCAGTCCAGGCAATGCAGACGGCACCCCAACAACACGGGCACCGTCTCCCTCCACAGCAACGGTACGCACGACTTCGGCTTAGCCAACTGGCACTACCTAGGTAACAGCTGCCAAACATAGCCAAAGCTCCCAAGCACTAGCAAATCAGCCATCAGAAAGAACTCAGGTTAGAGACTCGGATGTCGTCCAGGGCAGGCATAGGGTACCACAGCCGGAGAGAGGAGGGCAACCCAGACAGCAGGCTCAGACCCCACCGAGTCCTACCAGTATCATGATAAGAGGACTAGACACCCTAGCAAAGACAATCCGAACAATGCAGAGTGAGAACAGGAGCATGAGATCCCAGATGGAAGAGGATAACAACCTCCTCTGAGCCCAGATCAACGAGTTGAGGAACCACGCTTCCAGTTCAGCCACTTGGATGAGGGAAGCCAGATCCGGAGCAGCATCAGAAGGAGATAGAGATCGGAGGCAGACGCGCGTGCTGCCACATGACGTGGTAACTCGGTTGGACATAGAAACAACACCACAACAAAGAAGAGGCCTGATCCCAGTAGGATTGGGGGCACTAACACCGGATGACGAGCCAGCACGTCAGGATCCACCACCCATGTCAGGTACAGAAGAGGATCAGCAGAGCAGGTTGGCGTCTGCGGCTCCATTGACCAGAGGACCAACCCCAAACAGAACCGAGTACACGTGGGTAAATGGTTTAGGTGTAGCAACATCGCAAGTGCACCAATCGCCAATATCAGGGCAGCAGAATTTCGTAAGAACTATGGATCAGCAGCCACAGGAGTATCAGCAACTCACCGATAGAGAGGCATATATAGAGTAGCAGTACCAGGAACTACGTAGCCTCCTCCAGAGAGTTCCAGGAATGCCATGGCCCATGGAAATGGCCGCACCAGAAAGCTAAGCCGACTCGCCCTTCACCGATGATATAGCTGCGGTCGCTTTGCCAAAAGGATTCAGTGTCCCAACGATGACTCTTTTCGATGGGACCACATACCCTTGTGATCACATTAGCCAATTTAAGCAAAAAATGATGGTAACTATAGCGACTTGAGCCTCGAAGGAGgcatgcatgtgcaaaggatttggctCAACCCTAACAGGGCAGCGCTACAATGGTTTGTTGGCCTACCCAACGGATCCATATCCTCATTCGCTAACCTGGTCAACGCCTTCAATCAGCAATTCTCTAGCAGCTGAAGAACCCCAAAACAACCAAGTTATCTATACAGGATTGTTCAAGAGATCGGCGAATCAAACAAGGACTACGTCACCAGGTTCAATGCAGAAAAAGTTTCCATACGGTGCTGTGACGCATCCACAACCATTAACGCCTTCAGGTAGGGCCTGGATAAGGAGTCAGACCTCTACAAGGAGTTAATAATGCATCCGTGCGAAATATTTGAGGAAGTTCAGCAGAGAGCCACAGCGGCATTAAGGTTAGAGGAAGATATACAGGCTAGAAAAGGAATGACGACCTTCGCCAAAACAAGCAGAAAAATCCCAACAGAAAAGAAAGACGAGAGAGCCAGGCCATACAACAGACCAAATATCAGCAGAGTAGCAGAAAAGACCCAGCAAGTAGATGATTCTCCGCATCCTCCCAGACTAGCTGATTATGGGTTCAACACAGGAATGGAAGGTTTGCTGAAAGCACTGACGGAGTTGGGTGACCAGGTAAGGTCGCCTAAGCCTCCTACGCAAAGCCGACCCAATGCTGACAGGGACAGTAGCAAGAGATGTGAATGGCATCAGGATATCGGGCACCGGACAAAAGATTGTTTCAGGTTACGAAGGGAAGTGAAATTTCAGGTACGTAAAGGAAATCTGGACTACCTGTTATCACGTGGGGACAAGCGGGATAAGAGAGAAATAGCAAACCAGGTGCTCCCTTCTGCTCTACCCATATGCACAAAAATTAttaacgtgataacaggtggatcCGAGCTATCAGGCTTAACATACTCTGCGGCCAAAAGGAGAGCCACTGAAAGTAAAGGAGACCATCCAGAAACTTCCTACAGAGTGAGCCAAAGTGATTTACCACTGGTAACGTTTGATGAAACTGACGTAGAGAGTGGCGCAGAACAACACCATGACGCCCTGACCATCACATTATCCATTGGAAACTGCACCGTGCGAAAGGTACTAGTAGATACCGGAAGCTCCGTGAACCTCATTATGTTTGAAACTCTCAAAATCATGGGTTTCGACAAAGAAAATCTGATAAAGAAGTTTGTACCGCTAGTGGGATTCAGTGGTGAGACAGCACATTCGGTAGGCGAGTTAAACATCCCAATGTATATTGAAGGAGTTAACAAATTGGTGAGGTACTTAGTCATCGAGGGCCCGACCACTTACAACGTAATACTAGGAAGACCGTGGCTGCATCAGATGAAGGCAGTCCcttcaacatatcatcaatgtcTCAAATTCCTAACCCCGTGGGGCGTGGTCACGGTGAAAGGGGACCGCGAAGAATCCAGGAGCTGCTACACGCAAGCCCTGAAAGCCACAACTAAGCTCCCCTCATAGCAATACAGGGCCGGGGTACCTCGAAGGAATACAAGGAGCCATCCTCGGAGGAACTAGACCAGGTCCACCCGGATAAAACAGTGTTAATTGGAGCAACCTGTAGTGGATAGCTACGTGACCAACTGACCCAATTTCTATAAACGAACATGGACTGTTTTACTTGGTCCCATGATGACATGGTTGGCATAGATCCATCTGTTATTTCACATAAGTTAAGCATGAACCCAGGTTGCACCCCGGTACAGCAGAAGAGAAGGAAGTTCGCGGCAGAACGAAATGAAGTTATTAACAAAGAGGTAGACAGCCTCCTGGCAGCAGGAAACACCAGAGAAGTCAGCTACCCTGAATGGCTCTCTAATGTAGTAGTGGTACCCAAGAAAAATGGAAAGTGGAGGGTATGCGTTAACTTCACAGATCAAAATAAAGCTTGTTCCAAAGACCCTTTTCCACTACcccatatcgatgcaatggtggatgccacggCCGGGCACGAGGTACTTACCTTTCTAGACGCCTGGAGTGgctataatcagatcaagatgcaccCGCAGGATCAGTAAAAAATGGCATTCATGTCGGAACGGGGCATATACTGCTACAATGTCATGCCCTTTGGCTTGAAAAACGCCGGTTCCACCTACCAGCGTCTGGTaaataaattgtttaaacaacaaATAGGGAAGAcaatggaagtatacatagacgatatggtGGTAAAGTCCAGAAAAGCAGGTATGCATATGGAGCATTTGGCAGACACCTTCAAAACATTGAGGgagtacaagatgaagcttaatCCGTCCAAGTGCTCATTTGGAGTATCCTCGGGAAAATTCTTAGGATACATGGTAACCCAGAGAGGGATTGAGCAAGCAAGGAACAAATCAGAGCAATCCTCCATCTAGAATCACTGCAAAAGCCAAAGGATGTACAACGACTAGCAGGAAAAGTGGCGGCCCTGAGCAGATTTATCTCACGAGCCTCGAATAGATGCAAGCTATTTTACGATATATTGAGAAAGAGCCAGAAGTTCGAGTGGACGGGGGAGCACGAAAAAGCATTCATAGAACTTAAGTGCTACCTGAGCATGCCACCGCTGCTGGCGAAGCCAGAGCAAGGGGAGCCACTGTTCCTGTATCTGTCGGTTACAGAAGCAGCAATAAGCGCAGTTTTGGTCAAAGAGCAAGAGGGGATACAGCATCCAGTATATTATATCAGCAAGTCTCTCcttcctgcagagaccaggtacacatctttCGAGAAATTGGTATTAGCTTTGGTCACTGCTTCCTATAAATTGCGACCGTATTTTAAATCTCACACCATCCACGTAATAACTAATTATCCATTGAAAACTATCATGAGGAAACCTGAACTTTCTGGGAGAATGACTAAGTGGTCGGTGCACTTGAGTGGATATGATTTACAATTTGAACCCAGAACGGCAATAAAATCCCAGGCACTAGCAGATTTCGTCTCGGACTTCTGTTCTGCTACCCATACGGAGGCAGAAAAAGGAATGTTGACATTAGTAGGGGACCAAGAAAGCGGAGTTTGGACCCCATATATAGATGAAGCCTCAAACGCGCAGGGAGCTGGTGTAGGTTTGGTCCTCCAGTCGCCTAAAGGCGATATGATGCAAATGGTACTAGGGCTCAAAGTAAGGAATCTGGGGGTGTTTAGCGATTCGTTGCTTGTGGTGAACCATGTAAACAACGAGTATGTGGCGCGTGACTCGAAGATGATAGCCTACCTAAAGATAGCCACAGAGAAGAAATTGAAATTTAGATCGTTTAAAATAACGCAGGTATCAAGGGATCAGAACGTGGAGGCAGACGCTTTGGCCACATTAGGAGCCACCTTCCAACCCACAGAACTATCGAATATACCAATTACTCATGTATTAACCCCCGCCATTCAGAAGGAGTCAGAGCAGGATCTCCCAGGGGAAGCAGCACACGCGCGACGTGTGTAAGGAGCAAAAATCTTGATCTCAGAGGAAGGTCAGCAGGGGGGTCCGGACTGGAGAACACCTTATATGAATTGGCTGAGAGATGGGAAACTCCCCGAAGACAGGAAGGAAGCACAAAGTTTTAGGATAAAGGCCTCCAGATACGTCTTGATAGATAACGTTCTCTTTAAAAAATCTTTGGCATGACCTTGTCTCAGGTGTCTAAGTAAAGAGGAAGCAGATACAGTGTTGCACGATGTGCATAGCGGGGAGTGTGGAAACCATGCTGGAGGGCGGAGTCTGTCTAACAAAATATTAAGACAGGGATATTTCTGGCCTACTATGAGGGCACACGCTGTTAACCATGCCAGATGCTGTCATTCATGTCAAAAGACGGCTCCGAcaatccatcagccagcagagccaATGCATCCAATCATCTCCCCGTGGCCATTTATGATGTGGGGGatggacatagtaggaaagcTGCCTAGGGCTCCAGGAAACAGAGTGTATATGCTTGTCATGACTGATTATTTTTCGAAATGGATTGAAGCTGGGGCTATGACAGAAGTAAAGGAACGCCAGGTGATCTCTTTTATAAAACGCAACATCATTAGCAGGTTTGGAATACCGTCTGAAATCATATGCGACAACGGATCTCAGTTCATATCAGATAACACTGAGGGCTTTTGTTCGCATTGGAACATAACGCTAAGGAAGTCAGCCCCCAGATACCCACAAACCAACGACCAAGCTGAGTCCAGTAATAAAATTATTGTGGAAAACCTTAGAAAGCGGCTGGAAGAGCTAGGAGGTAAGTGCGCAGACGAGCTACCATTGGTACTCTGGTCAGATAGAATGACGCCAAAAGTAGCAACATGCCAGACGCCATTTAGCCTAGCCTACGGGACAGAGGCAGTGATACCATCAGAAGTTCTGGTACCTACGCATAGGTATGGCTGCCAGACGGTAGAACATAACCAAGTTGAAATGGCTATTAGCCTAGACACAACTGATGAGCTACGAGAAAGCTCTTACATACGTATGGCATCATACAAGCAATCGGTAGCCAGGACATATAATAAGAATGTCAAAGTCAGGACCCTCGCAGTAGGGGACCTAGTACTCAGAAGGGTATTTGAAAATACCAAAAATCACAAGGCAGGCAAATTTGCCTACAAGTGGGAAGGACCATATCAGGTTGAGAGCATTATCAAGAATGGGGcatacaggttgatgaccatgcaTGGTCAGATCCTGGATAAACCCTGGAACATCCGTCATCTGAAAcggtactttgtctgacaaagtgccGAACCCTTAGTCTATAAAGGACCTTTCAACAGtccgtgaagcaaaaaaaaaagggtGGGGGTTAGTATATGCTTTAGGTGTTGGTTTATTTTTAAagttttgcttttcttttccttttcgtttttcaaaacaaattaaGTCGTTTTTAAACCAAGTAGTTCAGGttgtggcttcctggatccagCTGTTGCCTTGGAACACAATGAGATAACACCAGGTAATTTGAACTACTTTAGAATTTATCACGCTTCTAGGAAGAAAGGCTTTAACACTAATGTTGGTTGCTTGTCAGGCAAGGGAAACTTTGAGGGTCCAGCCCCTACCATGTGGGCTACGAGACGTTTAGTAAGTCGGCTACATGGGGAGCATACGTTTGAGGTAGCGCGCAGGGTACGGCGGTACTAAGACCACCTGTACCTCACCGTTAATCTCAGTAAATCCATAGCTATGACGTAGGGCCATATACATAGGTGCATGCACGAAATCACAAACGctggaaccacaaggaacgcaacattccttgttaACCAGAAAAGGACAATGAGAGGTACGCTTTAATCAGCTATCCTATTGATAAGGtattttacgtcatgggtaaaatatgttATCAAACACCTGCCACCAGGGGAGACGGCTGTGCACCTGGAACCAGGTCAGCCATCTGGATATATCAATGTGGGATCAAACTCCATAAAACGAGGGCACAAACGCAAGTATGACAAGAGGGGGGCCTAAGAGCTAGGCCCAAAGTTACTTCAAAATAAGGACACCTGCTACCTATAGCAAGTGCCACAATAATTTCAAAGCCTGCACGCCAGCAGGCACAAGCAAACGAAAAATAAAAATAGTTTGAAAGTATAAATACAAATTTTCACCACACAGGGCCAAGTCCCCAGAAAATGTAATTAAAATtttaagagaggtcaatcctctcatCAGCTGCATTCTGACCAATGCCTTGCTCCCCGTGCTCCATCTGCTTCTCTGATGCAGGTACCTGAACCGTCTCAGGAGCCGCAACAGCGCTACCACCAGCTTCCTCAGCCAGGATCTCCTCTACAGGATCAGTCTCAGAGATAGTTCCAGAGATGTCCATGGCAAGAAATTCGGGTTCACGATTGGCGACCTCAGCACCAGCAGGGAATAAGGCGCTTAAATCCATACCATTGGGGAAAGCACGAGCAAACTCCGCCTGCTCCTCCTCCAGGTTCCAAGATGTATGCCTCCCTTCAGTATAAGCCCGGATGCAGTCAATCCTCCCCTCAAAGGCAGTGTAGGCTCCCACGTTTCTAGCTAGATCAGCTATCTCTTCCACACGGTCCTCTGTCTTTGACAGTCCAGAGGTTAGAACACGGTTGGCATCCTGCGTCCTGGCAAGTTCGTCTTTGGCAACCTCATTTTCCCTCTTGGCCGCGTGGAGCTGTTCCCTCAGTTTAGCACAGGTGGCCATAAGCTCCTTGTTCTTCCCCACATACGCTAGACATTCAACCTTAACCCTATGTAGCATCTTGCGAAGGTAGAGAGACGACCGCAGAGCCTGCAGCACATGAGAGAACCTCCAATCAGAAAGATATTAAGACAAAAAGAGAAGAAGACAAGGGCAACAGAAAACAGGCTTACAAGAAAGCAGTGTTCCGCAGCCAGGTCAGTCATCTCCTGGGGGTCCGTCTCATCAAACATCCTGGAGCCGGCTAGTGTCAAGAGTCACTCCAACGAGGGCCAGTAGTTCACACGTTCAATGTCCCCAAAGTTAGGAGGGAGGCGAATCAGTTGGTCATCAGCACGAGTAGGGGAGACAAGAGCACGTGATATAGGGGTGACCTCAATAGGCTCTGGAGCAGGTATGGGGGCATATCTCCTTTTGGATGAGGCAGGTGAGGCTGAAGATTTAGCTGTTCTTTTCCTGGCTTGACGCATCAGGATCTCGGAAGCAGAGGGGCGGATATTTCCTGTGCAAACACCAGAACACAGGGCATTGGTGTCCAAAGTAAATAGAAGTAGAATCATGTGGAAGTCAGAAGAAAATACTTTCCAGAAGACATGTGTTCTTCAGCAGCAGAGTTGTCTAAACCAGAGAGCAGGATGGGAAATAGCCTTTGATCTTCAGGGATGGAAAAGAGTTTAGAAATAGAGGCGTCTTCGTCCTCGGATTTCTCAGGGTTCTTGAGTTCTCCGTCAATCAAAGAGTAAGAACGGTGAGTAACAGAAGCAATCAGAAAAATAAACATGCAAGTATACTTACACTTGGCCCGGATCCAGTGCTCGAACAGCTGGTCAACATATATAAGAAAAGATTCAAGCTTGACAAAAAAGAAGTTCTCATACCACCCATCGTCTTTCCCTTTGGCCGTAGACTGAAGGAAGTTTTCAGTCTTCTCTACAGCCCTGAAGGTGTACTGACCATTCCCGAGTGACCGACATTCAAACCTGTGGGCCAGATCGGATAGCCCAATCTCAGCACCCAGGCTGTTATTGAGGGCGACGGTAGATAAAAGGATCCTCCATGCATATGGGGCAATTTGAGTCATTGGTAGAGAGTTCAGACGAATAAACTCTTGGATCATCAAAGGAAAAAGGAATCTGAGGCCAAGGACAAAGGGGCATGTGTACAAGTAGATCCACCCCTCGTGAAAGGCGTCAGCTTTCTGATCGGGTTTGGGGATGTGGATCACCACATCATCACCTAAGCCTAAGAGAGCTTTAATTCTAGGGATGTCGTCTTGGGTCAAGGGGGAATCACCCGAATGCGGTTTTTTGAAGATCCCCTGGGAGGAAAAGATCACGTCCTCAACAAGGTCGATGGTGGTGGAGGAGGATGAGGTGAAGCGGTTTTTGGCCATGGTaaatgaaaaaaagagaaaaatgagagTACCTGGAAGACGGAAGGTGGAGGCGGCGTTGACAGTGAAAGGAAGATTAGAGGACGGATTTAGGGAATCGGagttttgagggttttgaggaGATGAAAATGATtaatgagagagaaagaagggaTGGATGAGATTAAATAGAAAAAGGTAAGTGGAGTTTTGAAATATGGATTGGGAAAGAGTATGCGAGAAGTCATTCAACGATACATTGCAATTTCCCGCTCAAATAACTAGGGTTGGACCTTCGcggaaaattgggggcaaactgttaggcccaaaTTCTGGATATGGGCTGGTCCAGGGAGGTAGGTCAGGAAGCTGAACAGGAAGCACGACGGCTGGAAGCCAGAGCAGAAGCAACGTGTACAGCAGGCGTGGGTACGGGTTCGGTGATTAATTTATGTGAAGATATTATAAGGAAATTCTATCATTTGCCATATTCATGGGAAGGAAAGTCCTACCCCGTGCCAAATTGGGAATACTTGGAGAAGAAGCAAGAAACCCTAGACGGAGGAGTTCCACTATATAAGGGGCATCAATTGAAGACAAAGAGATCATCAGAAAATACAGAGAAAAGCCCTAGCCTCCATAATATAGCAAAATCATCCACATTATATTTCCTCTCGAATTATAGTGCAaatcttggtgggattccgtctccccccgcggttgtttcccacattgggttttccgcgtcaccaaaattgttTGTGTTCTTCGTTCTACTACGCATACAACTCAACATACAAACGCCAATATAACGATTACACGACCCTAATATCGATCTAACgctaagaccactttaaccctaaaacaggtagaaatttaccaaaacagtggTTTCGCTACTTTTTCAAATACTTTGTCCGTCTtgatcaatagttatctattatTTTTGGCATAAagattaatgaaaattaaatgaGTAAATTTTGACCACACAAAATATATAACCCCACATGTACATGAAAGATGTCCACAAAAATTGCCCAAATAAGGAAATAGATAATTATTCACTAAAACACGCAAAAATGGAAATACACTAGGTAGTATCCCCCGCTTCGCGCGACccgttttaaaattttattattttaattgaagaaaaataatataattcatatatgatctttaatatttttacatagaaataaaaataaattaattttttgaaacttaattttttttaggtttaacttcaatgctttaaaataaaatacatataattttaattattaaaactaataagtgataattaattatgcatgataaacgttttataaataaatttgttactTATCTAAtatcatactccctcctagtcgcttatttcttccctctttccttttcgaAGCTAGTCGGATTTTCTTCCTCCTTTCCATTTTCAGGTAAGTTTTTTAGTTGTGAAAATACTATATTTTCCTTGTCtattttttcattttacaaaaatTAACATTTATTAGTAGACCTAATTAGACTTGAATAACGCAACGATGAAGATTGAGTTCTCACATTATATTATTTAACGATACATTATGTCCCGAATcagttaatatttgttcaaaatgatgtgaatataattttatgtaatttatatttttttatgtataacgtgtgatatttatatgtatcaaacatatagcatccaaactcaacttattcaattcttttgattgtgtgctgcaagtgctatgtgtcaaacatatctataagaatttacacttttttttaaaacaactatcaattatattatttttatacaaTAATGTTTAATAAATTACCTATAAATAAAATAGATTGaactttctcaattttttttgagGTTtcacttcaaagtatttaaaagataacgtatgaaatatttaactaaaagtaatatttagttagtcataatcaatattttataattgacgcatacatatttaattgaagatattaaagaaaaatgtaacgtgttttctactttttcatagcgtttataatactatattacttaataatcattatttttattttgattatttaaaTGTACTCGCGATCAATGTGTTattgtgtacatacatactcattatcacactatttaaacctatcaaaatctcacatgtattcaatttctcgcaatgtaatttttttcattctcacaCTATAAGAACCTATgtcttag from Silene latifolia isolate original U9 population chromosome 10, ASM4854445v1, whole genome shotgun sequence encodes:
- the LOC141607947 gene encoding uncharacterized protein LOC141607947: MHPCEIFEEVQQRATAALRLEEDIQARKGMTTFAKTSRKIPTEKKDERARPYNRPNISRVAEKTQQVDDSPHPPRLADYGFNTGMEGLLKALTELGDQVRSPKPPTQSRPNADRDSSKRCEWHQDIGHRTKDCFRLRREVKFQVRKGNLDYLLSRGDKRDKREIANQVLPSALPICTKIINVITGGSELSGLTYSAAKRRATESKGDHPETSYRVSQSDLPLVTFDETDVESGAEQHHDALTITLSIGNCTVRKVLVDTGSSVNLIMFETLKIMGFDKENLIKKFVPLVGFSGETAHSVGELNIPMYIEGVNKLVRYLVIEGPTTYNVILGRPWLHQMKAVPSTYHQCLKFLTPWGVVTVKGDREESRSCYTQALKATTKLPS